The Bacillus sp. Y1 genome includes the window CACCATTGGCGAATCTTTCTGGGAATATTTGATACCAGACAGTATCCTTTACCCAGCTTGGAGCACGAAATACTTCGCTCGCATGAAGGAAGGGAAAAGAGAAGTAATAGCCCGGATCCTTTGGAGCCTTCTCATAAACCCCTTTTTCTGTATATAAAATGGTTTCTTCTCCATTACTAATAAAGAAACCGTAGCGAATTCGCTTATAGGCAGGTTGTATGCTTATAAGCCAGTAATCAAAAAGAGCATCTGTTGCGACTTTCTCCATTTCTGTCTGCTGAGAAATCCAAGCCCCATCTTTCCACTCATATTGATCACCGAATAAAAGTTGAACCGTGTGTACCTCTTCTTTACGAGTACGCAGTTTTATATGTAATGTATGTTCATCAATGGGATATGCGTATTCATCTGTAGGACGATGATAGATAGAAGAACGAGTAATCATAATATTTTCCTCCCTTTGTGCAATCGATTGCATTTAATACTACTTTCTTTACGTTAGCAGATATGTGAAAACCCTTCAACAAATACATGGCAAAACACTTATAAATTTTTTTCTTTGTCTTTTATGTGAAAATAGTTGTCAAAACAAAAAAACTAGGTATAATAAAAAATATAGTTTGTGCAATCGTTTTCACAACTCTATTGTTTCAGTCAAACGTATAAGACCAATGAATTACTTATTTTTAACTAATTGTGGCAACGTTTTCATAGAGTGCTGTTTTTGTAGATTTGTGCAATCGTTTGTACAGCTAGCAGAAATTAAAAACATACATTTTTGGAGGGGTCAATAATGAAAAAAGCATTTTCGCTTTTCATGATGATCATGTTAGTACTAGGAGTCCTTGCTGCATGTGGACCAAATCGTGAGGAAGGTACTTCAACAGAAAATGAAGGTGGCAATACTGCTGGAGAAGAACCAGCAAAGCCAGAGAAATTAGTAGTATGGGAAGATACAGATAAAGAGGTTGCATTAGAGCCTGCTATCGAAGCTTTCGAAAAAGAATATGGTATTAAGGTTGAGTATAAAACTTTAGGAATGGCAGACAAAATTCGTGACCAACTTCGTCTAGATGGTCCAGCTGGAAATGCTCCAGACGTTGTAACTCTACCACATGACCAAATCGGTCAAGTAGTTGTTGAGGGATTAATCTCAGAAATCGAAGTAGAGCAAGACGTACTTGATACGTTCACTGAATCTTCAATTTCAGCTCAAATGTATGATGGGAAGCTTTATGGACTACCAAAAGCTACAGAAACACCAGTCTTTATTTACAACAAAGCGTTAATGGAAAAAGCTCCTGAAACTTTTGATGAGTTATATGCTTTCTCAAAGGATTTCACTAAAGGTGATAACTACGGTTTCTTAGCTCTTTGGGATAACTATTACTTCGCTCATGGTATTATGGGTGGAAACGGTGCTTACGTATTTAAAGAAGAAAATGGTGCGTTAAACCGCGATGATATCGGTCTAAATAACGAAGGTTCTGTAACAGGTGCTGCGTACATTCAACAATGGTATAAAGAAGGACTTTTCCCTAAAGGAATCATCGGTGAATCTGGTGGATCTGCTATGGACGGGCTATTTAACGAAGGGAAAGTTGCTTCTGTTATGAACGGTCCTTGGGCATTCCAAGCAATGAAGGATGCTGGAATTGACTACGGTGTTGCACCGCTACCAACTTTACCAAATGGTGAAAATGTAAAAACATTCATGGGCGTTAAAGGATGGCATGTAACAGCATTCACTGAAAATCAATATTGGGCTACAAAGCTTGTTGAATTCTTAACAAATGAAGATAGTGCAAAAACTCGTTTTGAAACAACTGGAGAAATTCCACCAGTTAAAACTTTAATCGAGGATCCAATTATTGCTGATAACGAAGCTGCAAAAGCAGTGGCTGTTCAGTCCTCATATGCGATTCCAATGCCTAATATTCCAGAAATGGCTGAGGTTTGGTCTCCAATGGCATCAGCATTACAACAAATTGCTACTCAAAAATCAGAGCCAAAAGCAGCTCTTGATTCTGCAGTAGATACAATTAAGAAGCAGATTGAGACGAACCACGCAAAATAATTTGTGGTACAATCGATAGGCAGTACCTCCGGTATTGCCTATCATTACATTCATTTAGGCAAACGGTTGCGCAATAAAAATACATTCCTCCTCAAGTTAGAAAGGGGATAGAAGTCAAATGGAAGCGGAAAAAGTAGGAACAACAAAGCATGCAAAGACAGCTGCATTGCTTTCAATTGTCCCAGGATTAGGGCAATTTTATAATCGTCAGTTTTTAAAAGGAATAATCTTTCTTGTATTAGCAGCTTCATTCGGTATTGTGTTTGGCGACATATTGAACATGGGATTTTGGGGATTGTTTACACTAGGTGAAATACCTAAAGTTGACCATTCGATCTTTCTTTTGATTGATGGAATTATCGCATTGATTGTTACAGTACTAGGGTTAGGGGTGTATGCATTTAACCTTTACGATGCACACTCTAATGGAAAAAAACGTGATCTAGGTTTAAAACTAAATTCAGTTAGAGAACAATACCACAACTTAATTGACGGTGGTTTTCCATATTTAATGATTTCACCAGGGTTCTTGTTATTAATATTTGTTGTAATCTTTCCGATTATTTTCGTCATCTTATTGGCGTTTACAAACTACGATTTATACCACTCTCCACCAGCTAAGCTAGTTGATTGGATTGGGATACAGAACTTTATCGATATCTTTAAAATTGATATCTGGCGAAATACGTTCTTTAAAGTATTAGGTTGGACAATTGTTTGGACATTTGGTGCGACAACGTTCCAAATTGCTTTAGGGATGTTTCTTGCAATTATTGTTAACCAGAAAGATCTTAAAGGTAAAGCGATTATTCGTACCATATTAATTTTACCTTGGGCGGTACCAGCTTTCGTATCCATTATGATTTTCTCTGGAATGTTCAATGAAACTTTCGGTGCGATTAATAAAATGATATTACCAGCTCTAGGGTTAGATCCGCAGCCATGGATGACAGAAGCCAACTGGACACGTCTAGCATTGATTTTAATTCAAGGGTGGTTAGGTTTCCCGTTCATTTTTGCAATGGTAACAGGTGTGCTTCAGTCTATACCAGAGGACTTATATGAAGCAGCAACTGTAGATGGTGCAAGTATTTGGCAAAAGTTCTCAAAGATTACTTTACCACTTGTATTGTTTGCAACTGCACCGATCATGATTACACAATATACGTTTAACTTTAATAACTTTAATGTTATCTTCCTCTTTAACAACGGGGGACCAGCTGTGCCAGGGCAAACCGCATGGGGAACAGATATTTTAATATCATGGATCTATCGATTGACGATGACTTCAGCACAATATGGAAAAGCGGCTGCCATCACAATGATTCTATCCTTCATTATTATTGCAGTGGCTTTATGGCAATTTAGAAGAACAAAATCATTCCAAGAAGAGGATATGATGTAATATGAGTATGAAAAAGAATAAAATCATAAGACTTACACTGTCATACTTAGTCATTGCGGTCATGGCAGTTATTGTATTCTACCCATTGCTTTGGATTATTGGATCTTCGTTTAATCCTGGGAATAGTCTCTCGGGCTCAACGATGTTTCCAGAAAACCCAACACTAGCACACTATAAGCATCTGTTTGATGCTGACAAGAGTGACTATATTATCTGGTATAAAAATTCCTTAAAAATCAGTATTATCACAATGGTGTTAACTGTTGCGAGTGTGGCATTAACCGCATACTCATTCTCAAGATACCGTTTTGTTGGTCGAAAGAATGGTCTAATCACGTTCTTAATTCTACAAATGATTCCAAACTTTGCTGCACTTATTGCAATCTTTGTTTTAGCAAACCGTACAGGTTTAATTGATACACACTTAGGATTAATTCTTGTGTATGTCGGTGGTCAAATTCCTATGAATACGTATTTAATGAAAGGATATTTAGATACGATTCCGAAAGAGCTTGATGAATCTGCAAAAATGGATGGAGCGGGACATTTAAGAATTTTCTTCCAAATTGTTATGCCTCTTGCAAAACCAATATTAGCAGTAGTTGCTTTATTCTCATTTATTGCTCCTTTTGGAGACTTTATCTTAGCGCGTATTTTATTACGATCAGAAGATAAATTTACATTATTAGTTGGCCTATATGAACTGGTTGCGAAACAGTTCGGTAACGAATTTACAAAGTTTGCTGCAGGTTCTGTATTAATTGCTATACCAATCGCTGCATTATTCTTAGTTTTCCAAAGATATTTCGTTTCTGGTTTGACGGCTGGAGGAACAAAAGGATAATCTTGTAGGGAAGGATTTCTAACAGGAAAAGGAGGAGCGGAGATGAAAAAGAAAATGCTTTCTTTCATCTTAATCCCGTTTCTTCTTTTTTACTCCCTACCGGTAGGTGCAGTGGAAAAAGAAGAGCGAAAATGGCAGGATGAGACTTTTTATTTTATTATGATCGATCGCTTTAATAATAGTGATTTCAGCAATGATTTTAAAGTAAATATGGATGATCCCAAATCATATCATGGCGGTGACTTTCAAGGTATAATCGATCAATTGGATTATATTAAAGACATGGGGTTCACCGCTATTTGGCTTACCCCGGTTTTTGATAATGCGGAAAAGGGCTATCATGGATACTGGATTACTGACTTTTACAACACAGAAGAACATTTTGGAACGATAGAAAAGTTTAAAGAATTAGTAGAAGAGGCACATAAACGAGACATAAAGATCGTCCTTGACTTTGTTGTCAATCATGTTTCCCCTGAGCACGAGTGGCTGACAGACAGTGAGAAAAAGGATTGGTTTCATGAAAATAAGGAAATTTTAAATTGGGAAGATCAAGATGAACTCAATAATGGTTGGATTTATGGATTACCTGATTTAAATACGGAAAATCCTGAAGTGTCAAATTATCTATTAGAGGCAGCAAAGTGGTGGATCACAGAAACAGATATCGATGGCTATCGACTCGATACGGTACGACATGTACCAGTTGATTTTTGGGAAACATTTTCTAAAGAAGTAAAAAGTGTAAAGGATGATTTCTACTTACTCGGTGAGGTTTGGGACAATGACCCAAATTATATAGCCCAGTATGACAAAGCTGGTATTGATGGCTTTGTGGATTATCCCTTAAACGAACATTTACGTACGGCTTTTGCTAAACCTGATCAATCTCTTTATTGGTTGTATACGACTGCGGACCGAAACAAAACCATTTATGAAGATCCTTATTTAATGGGTACTTTTATGGATAATCATGATACTCCGCGCTTTACAAGAGATGCGGTGCAAAACAATGAGCATCCTGGTCCTCGCTGGAAGCTTGGCCTTACCTACTTGTATACGACGCCTGGTATTCCGATCGTTTATTATGGTAGTGAGATTGCTCTTGATGGTGGGGAAGACCCTGATAACCGTAGACAAATGGATTTCCGAACAGATAAAGAATTGGTGGATTATATTTCTCAAATTGGAGCTGCTAGACAAACACTTCCGTCCTTAACTCGTGGTACGTTCGAGTTTCTATATGAAGAGAAGGGAATGGCTGTATATAAAAGGGAGTATGATGGTGAAACCACTGTTGTAGCAATTAATAACACATCAAAAACACAAACAGTAACCATTACAGAAGGGCTTGAAAAGGATAAAGAACTTCGAGGTGTACTCAGTGATGAGATTGTCCGTGGAAAAGGCCAGGAATATACGATCGTACTCGACCGTGACCAAGCGCAAATTTTTATCTTAGGCCAGAAAACAGGGTTGAATATCCCATATATACTTATAATGGGAGCTGTGTACGTAGCGTTTATTATATTTATCTATTTCCTATGGAAAAGATCGAAAAGGAAAAAACTCCCGAATCAATGATAAAAAATATACTACAAAAGTATCGGATAGTTAGGGTAGAATAAGGAATAAAGAAAACCTGAATAATTATTAATACTATTCAGAAAATGTAGTTATTAGGAAATGAGGTGGGTAAGATGGCTGTTACAATTAAAGATGTTGCTAAATTAGCAAAGGTCGCACCATCTACCGTATCACGTGTAATTGCAAATAATCCTCGTATAAGTGAAAAAACGAAGAAAAAGGTTAGAGAAGCCATGGATGAGTTAGGATACCATCCTAACTTTATTGCAAGAAGTTTAGCGAGTCAAAGCACACAGGCAATCGGTCTCGTCATGCCGAGCTCTACTGACGTAGTATTTCAGAATCCCTTTTTTCCAACGGTACTTAGAGGACTTAGTGAAGGTGCGCATGAAAAACACTACGCGTTATATATGACAACAGGAAAGACTGACAATGAAATTCTAGACGGAGTTACACAGATGGTCCAAGGTGGACGCGTTGACGGAGTCGTCCTCCTTTATTCGAAAATTGAAGATCAAGTGTTAATGTATTTGCAGGAGAGAGGCATTCCATTTGTAGTTATTGGCAAACCTTTTAAGCATGTGGAGGAAATTACTCATGTTGATAATGATAACTTCCGTGCAACAAAGGAAGTAACGGAATATCTCATTCAGCTTGGACATGATCATATCGCTTTTGTCGGTGGAAACTTAAATCTTGTTGTAACGGTTGAGCGTTTACTTGGATACGAAAAGGCACTTCGTGAAGCAGGAATTCCATTAAATGATGATTATATTGTACATGAAGAATTTTTAAGAGAAGGTGGACAAGAAGCTGTAAGGGAATTGCTTTCTTTAAAGGTTCCACCAACTGCACTGGTTGTCGCGGATGATTTAATGGCATTAGGGGTTCTTAATACATTAGATGAATTGGGAATTAAAGTACCTGAAGATATCTCGATCATCAGTTTCAATAATGTACTAGTGTCAGAGATGTCCAGGCCACCTCTCACAAGTGTGGATATTAATATTTTTGACCTTGGGTTTGAAGCTGCTCGTAGCTTGATCCAAAAGATAGAAAACCCAAAAGAACCAATCAAGAGAATTATTATTCCACATCAAATTGTTAAACGCTTCTCTTGTTCTTATCCAAATGAAGAAAGAGTATTGTTGCCTCAAAAAGGGACTTTCAGTTGAAAAGTCCCTTTTTTTATCCTTATCCATTGACGACTGTTCCACCATTAACATGAATCATTTGACCGCTAACATAAGAGGAGTCATTTGATGCGAGAAAAACATAACTCGCGGCAAGTTCATACGGCTGTCCGGCTCTTCCCATTGGTGTCGTAGATCCGAATTCTGCTACTTGTTCGGCTGGGAAGGTGGAAGGAATGAGAGGAGTCCAGATAGGTCCCGGTGCCACTCCATTTACTCGTATTCCATCCTTAGCAAGTGACTTTGAAAGAGATCTGGTAAAGGTAACAATTGCTCCTTTAGTAGCGGAATAGTCAAGTAGTTGCTCGTTTCCTTGATAGGCTGTTATGGAAGCTGTGTTAATAATGGAGCTCCCTTTCTTCAGATGGGGAAGAGCAGCCTTAGTTAAATAAAAATAAGAGAAGATATTTGTTCGGAACGTTCGTTCAAGCTGCTCTGATGTGATATCAAGTAAACTTTGTTGTGGATGTTGTTCGGCAGCGTTATTGACGATTATATCAATTTTGCCAAATGCTTTTATTGTATCATCTACAATTTGGTTACAAACCTCCTCATCCCCAATATCTCCTGCGGCAAGGATACAACGTCTGCCTTCTGCCTCAACTTTCTTTTTCGTGTCCTCAGCATCCTTTGTTTCGTTTAAATAGGAAACTACAACGTCAGCTCCTTCTTTAGCAAAATAGATGGCCACTGACTTCCCAATTCCACTATCACCACCTGTAATAATCGCTACCTTGTCTTTTAATTTATTGGAGCCTTTATACTGTTCACTAACATGAATCGGTATGGGGTTCATTTCATCCTCAACACCGGGTTGATGATTTTGATGTTGAGGTGGAAAAGTTTGTTTGTTATTCTTAGACAAGCATATCCATCCTTTCAAATGATCTTTGTCATTTTTGTAGTATAGGTTAAATGAGGGGATTTATATGCAAACGGAACAATTCAGAATAGGAGAAAAATTTGACGGATTTATATGAATTATGATATAAGCTATAATATTAAAAATATTTTCTAATGAACGTAATCAATTGGAGGAAGTGACATTTATGGAACATCGTAGTAAGATTATAGACTGTACAATTCGAGATGGAGGCTTAGTCAACAATTGGGATTTTAGCGTAGAGTTTGTTCAGGACTTGTATAATGGTTTAAGTGAGGCTGGAGTTGAATATATGGAAATTGGATACAAAAATTCAGCCAGGTTACTGAACGTATCAGAACCCAATCCATGGAGATTTCTCGACGATCACTTCCTAAAAGAAATTATTCCAGAGAAAAAATTCACGAAGCTATCTGCCTTAGTGGATATTGGACGAGTAGACCCTAATGACATCCTTCCTCGAGAGCAAAGTATCTTAGATATGATTCGAGTAGCATGCTATGTTCGTGAAGTGGATAAAGGATTAGAACTTGTACAAATGTTCCATGATTTAGGCTATGAGACTTCTCTCAACATTATGGCGTTATCTAGTGTACCAGAGCAACAGCTTATAAAAGCGTTTGAGTTGGTAAAAGAGAGCCCAGTAGATGTGGTATATATCGTTGACTCATTCGGAAGCTTAGATCCTGGGGATATTGAGCACCAAGTGAAAAAATTCCAAGCACTGATTCCTAACAAACAGCTAGGAATTCATACTCATAACAATATGCAACTGGCATTTGCCAATACGTTAACTGCGTTTCAAAATGGCGTTACGTTCCTTGATTCATCTGTTTATGGGATGGGACGTGCAGCGGGTAACTGCAACACAGAGCTTCTCGTTAGCTATATTCAAAAACCAAGCTATGAGCTTAAACCAGTTCTTGGCGTTATCGAAAAACATATGTTAGACATGCGTAAAAAGTGGGAATGGGGCTATATCATCCCTTATATGATCTCTGGTGTTCTCAATGAGCATCCACGTATTGCTATGGCATACCGTGATAGTTCAGATAGAGATAAATTTGTAGAATTCTATGACAAAGTAACGACACCTGAAGCTACTATGGTCTTAGAGTCAAAGTAATAAATAGGTATTCAGATTTTTAAAAAAAGGCCAATATTGGCCTTTTTTTATTTTTATTTTATTTATATATGTTTTATCACTATTATCAAAACAAAAAAGTGAAAAACTATTGTCATGGATGCGCTTTCGTGATAAGTTTAAAAGGTCAAATGTGACATATTTGTGAATAATAATAATTATGTTTTTGATACGAAAACAGCGACCCTGTTGATCGGTTGAAAAATCTTTATTTATTTTGTTTATGACAGTTGGTACTTAGCAGCGCTCCTGTATAAGGCAAACCGTTGTAATGATTCAGGTGAAGGTTCCTTATATAGGAGTCTAAA containing:
- a CDS encoding extracellular solute-binding protein; amino-acid sequence: MKKAFSLFMMIMLVLGVLAACGPNREEGTSTENEGGNTAGEEPAKPEKLVVWEDTDKEVALEPAIEAFEKEYGIKVEYKTLGMADKIRDQLRLDGPAGNAPDVVTLPHDQIGQVVVEGLISEIEVEQDVLDTFTESSISAQMYDGKLYGLPKATETPVFIYNKALMEKAPETFDELYAFSKDFTKGDNYGFLALWDNYYFAHGIMGGNGAYVFKEENGALNRDDIGLNNEGSVTGAAYIQQWYKEGLFPKGIIGESGGSAMDGLFNEGKVASVMNGPWAFQAMKDAGIDYGVAPLPTLPNGENVKTFMGVKGWHVTAFTENQYWATKLVEFLTNEDSAKTRFETTGEIPPVKTLIEDPIIADNEAAKAVAVQSSYAIPMPNIPEMAEVWSPMASALQQIATQKSEPKAALDSAVDTIKKQIETNHAK
- a CDS encoding carbohydrate ABC transporter permease; amino-acid sequence: MEAEKVGTTKHAKTAALLSIVPGLGQFYNRQFLKGIIFLVLAASFGIVFGDILNMGFWGLFTLGEIPKVDHSIFLLIDGIIALIVTVLGLGVYAFNLYDAHSNGKKRDLGLKLNSVREQYHNLIDGGFPYLMISPGFLLLIFVVIFPIIFVILLAFTNYDLYHSPPAKLVDWIGIQNFIDIFKIDIWRNTFFKVLGWTIVWTFGATTFQIALGMFLAIIVNQKDLKGKAIIRTILILPWAVPAFVSIMIFSGMFNETFGAINKMILPALGLDPQPWMTEANWTRLALILIQGWLGFPFIFAMVTGVLQSIPEDLYEAATVDGASIWQKFSKITLPLVLFATAPIMITQYTFNFNNFNVIFLFNNGGPAVPGQTAWGTDILISWIYRLTMTSAQYGKAAAITMILSFIIIAVALWQFRRTKSFQEEDMM
- a CDS encoding sugar ABC transporter permease, whose amino-acid sequence is MSMKKNKIIRLTLSYLVIAVMAVIVFYPLLWIIGSSFNPGNSLSGSTMFPENPTLAHYKHLFDADKSDYIIWYKNSLKISIITMVLTVASVALTAYSFSRYRFVGRKNGLITFLILQMIPNFAALIAIFVLANRTGLIDTHLGLILVYVGGQIPMNTYLMKGYLDTIPKELDESAKMDGAGHLRIFFQIVMPLAKPILAVVALFSFIAPFGDFILARILLRSEDKFTLLVGLYELVAKQFGNEFTKFAAGSVLIAIPIAALFLVFQRYFVSGLTAGGTKG
- a CDS encoding alpha-amylase family glycosyl hydrolase — translated: MKKKMLSFILIPFLLFYSLPVGAVEKEERKWQDETFYFIMIDRFNNSDFSNDFKVNMDDPKSYHGGDFQGIIDQLDYIKDMGFTAIWLTPVFDNAEKGYHGYWITDFYNTEEHFGTIEKFKELVEEAHKRDIKIVLDFVVNHVSPEHEWLTDSEKKDWFHENKEILNWEDQDELNNGWIYGLPDLNTENPEVSNYLLEAAKWWITETDIDGYRLDTVRHVPVDFWETFSKEVKSVKDDFYLLGEVWDNDPNYIAQYDKAGIDGFVDYPLNEHLRTAFAKPDQSLYWLYTTADRNKTIYEDPYLMGTFMDNHDTPRFTRDAVQNNEHPGPRWKLGLTYLYTTPGIPIVYYGSEIALDGGEDPDNRRQMDFRTDKELVDYISQIGAARQTLPSLTRGTFEFLYEEKGMAVYKREYDGETTVVAINNTSKTQTVTITEGLEKDKELRGVLSDEIVRGKGQEYTIVLDRDQAQIFILGQKTGLNIPYILIMGAVYVAFIIFIYFLWKRSKRKKLPNQ
- a CDS encoding LacI family DNA-binding transcriptional regulator; the encoded protein is MAVTIKDVAKLAKVAPSTVSRVIANNPRISEKTKKKVREAMDELGYHPNFIARSLASQSTQAIGLVMPSSTDVVFQNPFFPTVLRGLSEGAHEKHYALYMTTGKTDNEILDGVTQMVQGGRVDGVVLLYSKIEDQVLMYLQERGIPFVVIGKPFKHVEEITHVDNDNFRATKEVTEYLIQLGHDHIAFVGGNLNLVVTVERLLGYEKALREAGIPLNDDYIVHEEFLREGGQEAVRELLSLKVPPTALVVADDLMALGVLNTLDELGIKVPEDISIISFNNVLVSEMSRPPLTSVDINIFDLGFEAARSLIQKIENPKEPIKRIIIPHQIVKRFSCSYPNEERVLLPQKGTFS
- a CDS encoding SDR family oxidoreductase produces the protein MSKNNKQTFPPQHQNHQPGVEDEMNPIPIHVSEQYKGSNKLKDKVAIITGGDSGIGKSVAIYFAKEGADVVVSYLNETKDAEDTKKKVEAEGRRCILAAGDIGDEEVCNQIVDDTIKAFGKIDIIVNNAAEQHPQQSLLDITSEQLERTFRTNIFSYFYLTKAALPHLKKGSSIINTASITAYQGNEQLLDYSATKGAIVTFTRSLSKSLAKDGIRVNGVAPGPIWTPLIPSTFPAEQVAEFGSTTPMGRAGQPYELAASYVFLASNDSSYVSGQMIHVNGGTVVNG
- a CDS encoding aldolase catalytic domain-containing protein, which translates into the protein MEHRSKIIDCTIRDGGLVNNWDFSVEFVQDLYNGLSEAGVEYMEIGYKNSARLLNVSEPNPWRFLDDHFLKEIIPEKKFTKLSALVDIGRVDPNDILPREQSILDMIRVACYVREVDKGLELVQMFHDLGYETSLNIMALSSVPEQQLIKAFELVKESPVDVVYIVDSFGSLDPGDIEHQVKKFQALIPNKQLGIHTHNNMQLAFANTLTAFQNGVTFLDSSVYGMGRAAGNCNTELLVSYIQKPSYELKPVLGVIEKHMLDMRKKWEWGYIIPYMISGVLNEHPRIAMAYRDSSDRDKFVEFYDKVTTPEATMVLESK